From a region of the Bacteroidota bacterium genome:
- a CDS encoding 5'-deoxyadenosine deaminase, producing MQSFIHARKIVTGNPNGEILEDAAILVDGNRIAGILPAREMDRFPPREIIDASECVAIPGFVQTHIHLCQTLFRGLADDLELLDWLRKKIFPLEAAHDERSIHSSAMLGISELVRGGTTTILDMGSMNHEEEVIRALGESGLRAFAGKAMMDVNEAFPGLRESTTSSVATTRALAEQWHNSYDGRIKYAVAPRFILSCTDALMKEAFEIAAHVDGILFHTHASENKHEVQAVRDRCKMENIEYLDHLGLLSGKSCLAHCIHLNENEVALLKTTGANVAHCPSSNLKLASGIANIQHYLNQGISVSFGADGAPCNNNLNMFHEMRLASLLQKPLHGAAAMPAKTVFQMATSGGARALGLESEIGSIEIGKKADIVLLDLEQVWDPVAAGGGTGDSIYSSIVYSAGPQNVDSVMIDGKWIFRSREFTGIDEGTIVRNAQKELALLLDRL from the coding sequence ATGCAGTCCTTCATCCACGCCAGGAAGATCGTCACGGGGAATCCGAACGGAGAGATCCTGGAAGATGCGGCGATCCTCGTCGACGGCAACCGCATTGCGGGGATACTGCCGGCCCGGGAAATGGACCGGTTTCCACCCCGCGAGATTATCGACGCGAGCGAATGCGTCGCCATTCCAGGTTTTGTCCAGACCCACATCCACCTCTGTCAAACTCTCTTCCGCGGATTGGCGGACGACCTTGAGCTTCTCGACTGGCTTCGGAAGAAGATATTTCCCCTCGAGGCGGCGCACGACGAGCGTTCGATTCACTCGTCGGCGATGCTGGGGATTTCGGAGCTCGTCCGCGGCGGCACGACGACGATCCTCGACATGGGGAGCATGAATCACGAAGAGGAGGTGATCCGCGCCCTCGGCGAGTCGGGGCTCCGCGCGTTTGCGGGCAAAGCCATGATGGATGTGAACGAGGCGTTCCCGGGGCTGAGGGAGTCGACAACATCCTCGGTTGCCACCACCCGGGCGCTCGCGGAACAATGGCACAATTCGTACGACGGCAGGATCAAGTACGCGGTCGCCCCCCGATTCATTCTCTCCTGCACCGACGCGCTGATGAAGGAGGCGTTCGAGATTGCTGCCCACGTCGACGGGATCCTCTTCCATACGCACGCCTCCGAGAACAAGCATGAGGTTCAGGCCGTCCGCGACCGCTGCAAGATGGAGAATATCGAGTACCTCGACCACCTTGGACTCCTCTCCGGGAAGTCCTGTCTCGCCCACTGCATTCATCTCAACGAAAACGAGGTGGCGCTTCTCAAAACTACCGGGGCGAACGTGGCTCATTGCCCTTCATCCAACTTGAAACTTGCCTCCGGAATCGCTAACATCCAGCACTATCTGAATCAGGGCATCTCCGTCTCGTTCGGCGCCGACGGGGCGCCCTGCAATAATAATTTGAACATGTTTCACGAGATGCGCCTGGCCTCGCTTCTCCAAAAACCGCTTCACGGCGCGGCGGCGATGCCTGCAAAGACGGTATTCCAAATGGCGACCTCCGGCGGAGCCAGGGCCCTGGGTCTCGAAAGCGAAATCGGCAGCATCGAGATCGGCAAGAAGGCGGATATTGTGCTTCTCGATCTCGAGCAGGTGTGGGATCCGGTCGCCGCAGGGGGAGGAACGGGAGATTCTATTTATTCTTCAATCGTCTATTCGGCCGGACCGCAGAATGTCGATTCGGTGATGATCGACGGGAAGTGGATCTTTCGGTCGCGGGAATTTACCGGGATCGACGAGGGCACCATTGTGCGCAATGCTCAAAAAGAACTCGCCCTGCTACTCGACCGCCTCTGA
- a CDS encoding glycosyltransferase family 39 protein: protein MIDQTTIARRDWKRFFGLPLLGVPALLGALWLLATTSSGIGIYPDSVMYIMMARSLLQGRGWTLEGVPVEIFPPLYPSLLALAGFGGDPVEGARWLQAAIWGVNIFWVGLITYRFSGKSVSVALFASLLALGAVDLFAYHTVALSDGAFLMFLLPSLLALDRYLEGRGVRYLVGSALLAALAAVTRYAGIAVIAAGIISILILERKPWSRRFLPAMTFGLMSFAPQGLWMLRNMQYQHPMGRRFDLHGFLGEPELNGFFHAASAWFFQWKIEDAWWMSLLPFILLGLLPVWNRKRNPNRPVEQPLRARLLVIYMALYATLLILSAAFFQADLFRDSSRLLMPLHILFIVLVVTSGYEWLTRTGSVPVRIIAFVVCCAIALLVLTTGVQYSGKISGDGQGYASRAYRTSELIARTRSIPADITVYTNLELPIVLYTGRIPYMIPLKINNSTQRPNEQYGAEMKSMAADIRDSSALLVYFKRTPGWYVLPTLEEIGRSVPLRSVAELSDGGLFEAIPDTTGDQ from the coding sequence TTGATTGACCAAACGACGATCGCCCGCCGGGACTGGAAACGGTTCTTCGGCCTTCCGCTCCTTGGAGTTCCGGCGCTCCTCGGTGCTCTCTGGCTCCTTGCCACGACCTCCTCAGGGATCGGAATCTACCCGGATTCGGTCATGTACATCATGATGGCCCGGAGCTTGTTGCAGGGGCGCGGATGGACTCTCGAGGGGGTGCCGGTCGAGATATTTCCGCCTCTCTACCCTTCGCTCCTTGCGCTTGCCGGTTTTGGGGGCGATCCGGTGGAAGGAGCGCGGTGGCTTCAGGCCGCCATCTGGGGGGTCAACATCTTCTGGGTCGGTCTCATCACCTACAGGTTTTCCGGAAAGTCCGTTTCGGTCGCCCTCTTCGCATCTCTCCTCGCGCTCGGCGCGGTCGATTTATTCGCCTACCACACGGTCGCGCTCTCGGACGGAGCGTTCCTCATGTTTCTCCTCCCGTCGCTTCTTGCACTGGACCGGTATCTCGAGGGCCGGGGTGTGCGGTATCTCGTCGGGTCAGCGCTGCTCGCCGCTCTCGCAGCCGTGACGCGCTACGCCGGAATCGCGGTGATCGCAGCCGGGATCATTTCGATCCTGATTCTCGAGCGAAAGCCGTGGAGCCGGAGATTTCTTCCGGCGATGACATTCGGGTTGATGAGCTTTGCGCCGCAGGGGCTCTGGATGTTGCGGAACATGCAGTATCAACATCCGATGGGAAGGAGATTCGATCTGCACGGTTTCCTCGGCGAACCCGAGCTCAACGGTTTTTTCCATGCCGCTTCCGCATGGTTTTTCCAGTGGAAAATCGAAGACGCCTGGTGGATGTCGCTTTTGCCCTTCATTCTCCTGGGGCTCTTGCCCGTCTGGAACCGGAAGCGGAATCCGAACCGCCCGGTCGAGCAACCGCTCCGGGCGCGCTTGCTCGTGATCTACATGGCACTCTATGCCACCCTCCTGATTCTTTCCGCCGCGTTCTTTCAGGCCGACCTTTTCCGCGACAGCTCAAGGTTGTTGATGCCCCTCCATATTCTGTTCATCGTCCTCGTGGTAACGTCAGGATATGAATGGCTGACACGCACAGGGAGTGTGCCCGTCCGCATTATTGCGTTCGTGGTCTGCTGTGCCATCGCACTCCTTGTTCTCACCACCGGAGTTCAATACTCCGGAAAAATAAGCGGGGACGGACAGGGATACGCCTCCCGGGCCTACCGGACATCGGAGTTGATCGCCCGCACACGGTCCATTCCAGCCGATATTACGGTCTATACGAATCTCGAGCTCCCCATCGTCCTCTATACGGGAAGAATCCCTTACATGATTCCCCTCAAAATCAATAACAGCACGCAGCGCCCGAACGAACAGTACGGCGCCGAAATGAAAAGCATGGCGGCGGATATCAGGGACAGCTCCGCCCTGCTGGTCTATTTCAAGCGCACACCGGGGTGGTACGTGTTGCCGACGCTTGAAGAGATAGGACGGTCAGTACCCTTGCGGAGTGTCGCCGAGTTGAGCGACGGGGGGCTCTTCGAGGCGATCCCCGATACGACCGGAGACCAGTAG
- a CDS encoding anti-sigma factor, translating to MTCAETEKLLNAYIDGELDLARSLEVEEHLRTCASCARARENHRVLRTALYEGSLYYEAPPGLETRVRAALHAGEKSGASPRIVPWGWRRLGIGLAVALVAVWSLVSILKNSSAESALEQELVSGHVRSLMADHLTDVVSSDQHTVKPWFNGKLDFSPLVSDLSRQGFALVGGRLEYMGNRPVAALVYQRRKHVINLYVWPVQAGADAGVKATMRQGYNLLRWTAHGMTFWAVSDIAPADLQELESILTKEQS from the coding sequence TTGACTTGCGCTGAAACTGAAAAACTGTTGAACGCCTACATCGACGGCGAGCTTGATCTGGCCCGTTCCCTTGAGGTCGAAGAGCATCTGCGGACATGCGCCTCGTGCGCACGGGCGAGGGAAAACCACCGTGTTCTGCGAACGGCTCTTTACGAGGGCTCGCTCTATTATGAAGCACCGCCGGGGCTCGAAACACGCGTCCGGGCGGCGCTCCACGCAGGGGAAAAATCCGGAGCCTCCCCCCGGATCGTTCCCTGGGGTTGGCGGCGGCTTGGAATCGGACTGGCAGTAGCCCTCGTCGCCGTCTGGAGCCTTGTTTCGATTCTGAAGAATTCCTCGGCCGAAAGCGCGCTGGAACAGGAGCTGGTCTCGGGCCATGTGCGGTCGCTCATGGCCGACCACCTGACAGACGTCGTCTCTTCCGATCAGCATACCGTCAAACCATGGTTCAACGGCAAACTCGATTTCTCCCCGCTGGTATCAGACCTGAGCCGGCAGGGGTTTGCGCTGGTCGGCGGCCGCCTGGAATACATGGGGAACCGGCCGGTCGCCGCGTTGGTTTATCAACGCAGAAAGCATGTCATCAATCTCTACGTCTGGCCGGTCCAGGCGGGAGCCGATGCGGGAGTGAAAGCGACCATGCGGCAGGGGTACAATCTCCTCCGGTGGACCGCTCACGGAATGACGTTCTGGGCCGTATCCGACATCGCGCCCGCGGATCTTCAGGAACTTGAGAGCATACTGACCAAGGAGCAATCATGA
- a CDS encoding sigma-70 family RNA polymerase sigma factor has translation MLPHMNAAYNLARWLTHNHHDAEDLVQESFMRAFKYFSGFRGGDSRAWVLTIVRNTTYTWLRQNRMKEPETAFDEEVHGPAGDETNPETIVLKSLDAELLRSALEELPVEFREALVLRELEGFSYKEIAQIADIPMGTVMSRLARARKQLEQKLAAQPGKGK, from the coding sequence GTGCTTCCGCATATGAATGCGGCGTATAATCTGGCGCGGTGGTTGACGCACAATCACCACGACGCTGAAGATCTTGTGCAGGAATCGTTCATGCGCGCCTTCAAGTATTTTTCCGGGTTCCGCGGCGGCGACAGCCGCGCCTGGGTGCTGACGATTGTGCGAAACACGACCTACACGTGGCTCCGTCAGAACAGGATGAAAGAGCCGGAGACGGCCTTCGACGAGGAAGTCCATGGACCGGCCGGAGACGAGACGAATCCGGAAACGATAGTATTGAAGAGTCTGGATGCGGAGCTCCTCCGGAGCGCGCTCGAGGAATTGCCCGTCGAGTTCCGCGAGGCGCTGGTCCTGCGCGAACTGGAAGGATTCTCCTATAAGGAGATAGCTCAGATCGCGGACATCCCGATGGGAACCGTCATGTCGCGCCTGGCCAGAGCCAGAAAACAACTCGAACAGAAACTAGCGGCACAGCCCGGGAAGGGGAAGTGA
- a CDS encoding DoxX family protein, translating into MRIKQMYGWLLHPPADAPASTILLRLMAGGVFFWEGILKFVYTNQGVGRFTKLGIPFPETTAHFVAGLEIIGGLLLIAGFLTRPVGILFVFEMIVAILSTKISLYLGTSPLPLPPAPPQIGFWAVLHEVRSDYAQIMTVLFLIAAGPGRLSFDALSARNPRESSPGRTARVGIGTI; encoded by the coding sequence ATGAGAATCAAACAGATGTACGGCTGGCTGCTTCATCCCCCCGCGGATGCGCCGGCATCAACGATCCTGCTTCGCCTGATGGCCGGAGGAGTCTTCTTCTGGGAGGGGATACTCAAATTCGTCTATACCAATCAGGGTGTCGGACGCTTTACGAAACTCGGCATCCCTTTTCCGGAGACCACGGCTCACTTTGTGGCCGGACTTGAAATCATCGGGGGCTTGCTCCTGATCGCCGGGTTTCTGACACGCCCGGTTGGGATCCTGTTCGTGTTCGAGATGATCGTCGCGATCCTGTCGACAAAGATCTCGCTCTACCTCGGCACGTCTCCCCTCCCCCTTCCTCCCGCGCCGCCCCAGATAGGATTCTGGGCCGTGCTTCATGAGGTGCGTTCAGACTATGCCCAGATTATGACCGTTCTGTTCCTGATCGCGGCGGGGCCGGGGAGGTTGTCGTTCGATGCGCTCTCCGCGCGCAACCCGAGGGAGAGCTCGCCCGGAAGAACCGCCAGGGTGGGGATCGGAACTATCTGA
- a CDS encoding T9SS type A sorting domain-containing protein: protein MKHWKRKFSEAFVFFGLLACAVTIALAWGSTGHHIINLKAPMHLPDSMGVLKADSLYYYQHASDADGKKVPGDTNFFAEAPRHFIDIDWYPNYHSLPHSRDSVVALYGWNTVKSQGVNPWATVMELDSLTAQLRRGATAKAESTMADIGHYVGDAHQPLHCANNFDGQFTGNNGVHSRYETSMINTYQSQIVIHHDSIHYIAKPLDFIFAYILHANMYVDSIMAADNYAKGLTGGVYNTTYYSALWQKTGPFTIDQFQRATVDLASLWYTAWVNSLSPVVVYDTVVTSVNGHGSISPSGTVLVPDSQTIRFVITPQTGYHVDSVQVDGIRVDSLSGYTFAAIHQRHTLSSWFSINTYTLTASSGANGSVAPTGSMSVTYGNSQSYLFTPATGYQVDSVIVDGLNLPAASSYSFLSVNADHTLRVTFRVATFTINAVAGPHGSISPPGMVTVAYGDSELYHIQPDSGYFVDTLIVDGEYLDRDTAYTFHSVMENHAISVKFSDGSIAMHCDVANNWNIISVPLGVPDYRFSELYPTAASPAFSYATAYTREDTLRKGAGYWVKFVGAQTVTVTGKVFGPDTIDVADGWNMIGCTSAPVPVSGIASIPPGITTSNFFGYTGAYKTTTVLQPGFGYWVKVQQAGQLVLASAGTPPAVNRIRISPHGEAPPSAPGADAATPGSQVEIPAEYRLAAAFPNPFNPTTTIHFEIPEKSQVSIKLYSLLGQEVRTILEGERSPGKYDVRLDASLLPSGVYLCRIIANDFIRSEKIVLLR from the coding sequence TTGAAGCATTGGAAACGCAAATTCTCGGAGGCATTCGTGTTCTTCGGCCTTCTCGCCTGCGCGGTCACGATCGCGTTGGCGTGGGGATCCACGGGCCATCACATTATCAACCTGAAAGCGCCGATGCACCTGCCCGACAGCATGGGCGTGTTGAAAGCGGACAGCCTTTACTACTATCAGCACGCATCGGACGCAGACGGCAAAAAGGTGCCCGGCGATACGAATTTCTTCGCCGAGGCGCCCCGGCACTTCATCGATATCGACTGGTATCCGAACTACCATTCACTTCCTCATAGCAGGGATTCGGTCGTCGCGCTGTACGGGTGGAACACCGTCAAGTCGCAGGGAGTAAATCCGTGGGCGACCGTGATGGAGCTCGACTCCCTCACCGCACAACTGAGGCGCGGAGCCACCGCAAAGGCGGAATCGACGATGGCCGACATCGGTCACTATGTCGGCGACGCACACCAGCCGCTGCATTGCGCGAACAACTTCGACGGACAGTTCACGGGCAATAACGGCGTCCACAGCCGCTACGAAACCTCGATGATCAACACCTATCAATCCCAGATCGTCATCCACCACGATTCGATCCACTATATCGCCAAGCCGCTCGACTTCATTTTCGCCTATATCCTGCACGCCAATATGTATGTGGACTCGATCATGGCGGCAGACAATTATGCCAAGGGTCTCACCGGGGGAGTTTACAATACAACCTATTATTCGGCACTCTGGCAAAAAACCGGCCCCTTCACCATCGATCAATTCCAGCGCGCCACCGTGGACCTGGCCTCCCTCTGGTACACCGCGTGGGTCAACTCGCTCTCTCCGGTCGTGGTCTATGATACCGTGGTCACATCGGTAAACGGGCACGGTTCGATCTCACCTTCGGGAACCGTCCTGGTACCGGATAGCCAGACCATCCGGTTCGTCATCACCCCGCAGACGGGATACCATGTCGACAGCGTGCAGGTCGACGGGATCCGCGTCGATTCGCTTTCGGGCTACACGTTCGCGGCGATCCACCAGAGACATACCCTGAGCAGTTGGTTCAGCATCAACACCTATACGCTCACCGCATCCTCGGGCGCGAACGGATCGGTTGCACCGACCGGCTCGATGAGTGTCACCTACGGCAATTCACAATCGTATCTCTTTACTCCGGCGACCGGATACCAGGTGGATAGCGTGATCGTGGACGGGCTCAACCTGCCCGCGGCATCGAGTTATTCGTTCCTCAGCGTGAACGCAGACCATACACTCCGGGTGACATTCAGAGTCGCCACCTTTACCATCAACGCGGTCGCGGGACCGCACGGGTCGATCTCTCCGCCCGGGATGGTCACGGTCGCCTATGGCGACAGCGAACTCTATCACATCCAGCCCGATTCCGGCTATTTTGTCGACACCCTCATCGTGGATGGAGAGTACCTGGACAGGGACACGGCCTACACGTTTCATTCCGTCATGGAAAACCACGCGATCTCCGTGAAGTTCTCCGACGGGTCGATTGCGATGCACTGCGATGTCGCGAACAACTGGAACATCATCTCGGTGCCCCTCGGCGTGCCGGATTACCGGTTCTCGGAGCTTTATCCAACAGCGGCATCGCCGGCGTTCTCCTATGCGACGGCGTATACGCGCGAGGACACGCTCAGGAAGGGTGCCGGTTACTGGGTGAAGTTTGTCGGGGCCCAGACGGTCACGGTGACGGGGAAGGTTTTCGGGCCCGACACGATCGATGTCGCAGATGGATGGAACATGATCGGATGCACCAGCGCTCCCGTCCCGGTCTCGGGCATTGCTTCCATTCCCCCCGGCATTACGACGTCGAATTTCTTCGGATACACGGGGGCGTACAAAACAACCACGGTGTTGCAACCGGGTTTCGGCTATTGGGTGAAGGTCCAGCAGGCCGGGCAATTGGTTCTCGCCTCCGCGGGCACTCCCCCCGCCGTCAACCGGATCAGGATTTCTCCGCACGGCGAGGCGCCCCCATCGGCGCCGGGAGCAGATGCCGCGACGCCCGGTTCGCAGGTCGAAATCCCGGCCGAATACCGTCTTGCCGCCGCGTTCCCGAATCCCTTCAATCCCACCACCACCATCCATTTCGAGATACCGGAGAAGTCGCAGGTATCGATCAAGCTCTATTCTCTGCTCGGGCAGGAAGTCCGGACAATCCTCGAGGGCGAGCGGAGCCCTGGGAAGTACGACGTCCGGCTCGACGCTTCTCTCCTTCCCAGCGGCGTCTATCTCTGCAGGATCATCGCGAACGATTTTATCCGGTCGGAGAAGATCGTCCTGCTCAGATAG
- a CDS encoding ATP-dependent Clp protease ATP-binding subunit — protein MEGNFSNRVQDVIRLSREEALRLGHDYIGTEHLLLGVIREGEGIAVKILRNLGVDLYKLKKAIEDTVRTSGGTLTIGNIPLTKQAEKVLKITYLEAKLYKSDVIGTEHLLLSLLRDDDNIAAQILHQFNVHYDVVRNELDNIISGKPSNPPAAQGAERRADKSKTPVLDNFGRDLTKLAMEDKLDPIVGREKEIERVAQVLSRRKKNNPVLIGEPGVGKTAIAEGLALRIVQKKVSRVLHDKRVVTLDLAALVAGTKYRGQFEERMKAVMNELEKAKDVILFIDELHTIVGAGGASGSLDASNMFKPALARGDLQCIGATTLDEYRQYIEKDGALDRRFQKIMVDPTSVDETIQILKNIKHKYEEHHNIRYSDTALETAVRLSDRYITDRYLPDKAIDVMDEAGSRVHLSNIHVPKEILDLEGEVEKIRQSKNQVVKNQNFEEAARLRDLEKKHLSDLEIAKREWELKAQETVYEVNQETMADVVSMMTGIPVNKIAQSESDKLLKMEDALTKMIVGQEEAILKLSKAIRRTRAGLKDPRRPIGSFIFLGPTGVGKTEMAKALARYLFDSEEALIRIDMSEYMEKFTVSRLVGAPPGYVGYEEGGQLTEKVRRKPYSVVLLDEIEKAHPDVFNILLQVLDDGILTDSLGRRVDFKNTILIMTSNIGARDIKTSGGFGFGLDTVKDNYKSMKTTIEDAVRRVFNPEFLNRIDDTIVFHNLERAHIDKIIDIQMEELVKRMASLEIKIHLTKQAKEFLVDKGFDPAFGARPLKRALQKYIEDPIAEEILRSKFGQGSIVSVKFNKKTESLRFKEGGKKLKKGNVKPEAQQSASVS, from the coding sequence ATGGAAGGAAATTTTTCTAACAGGGTCCAGGATGTGATCCGGCTGAGCCGGGAAGAGGCGTTGCGGCTCGGGCATGATTACATCGGCACTGAACATCTGCTGCTCGGCGTCATCCGCGAGGGGGAGGGAATCGCCGTAAAGATCCTCCGGAACCTCGGAGTCGATCTCTATAAATTGAAGAAAGCGATCGAGGACACGGTGCGCACCTCCGGCGGAACGCTGACGATCGGCAACATCCCTCTCACCAAGCAGGCCGAGAAGGTCCTCAAGATCACCTATCTCGAAGCCAAGCTTTATAAATCCGACGTCATCGGAACGGAACATCTCCTTCTCTCGCTCCTGCGGGACGACGACAACATCGCAGCCCAGATTCTTCACCAGTTCAACGTCCATTACGACGTCGTTCGCAACGAACTCGACAACATCATCAGCGGCAAGCCCTCGAATCCTCCGGCAGCGCAGGGCGCCGAACGCCGCGCGGACAAATCAAAGACTCCCGTCCTCGACAATTTCGGCCGCGATCTTACAAAGCTCGCGATGGAAGACAAGCTGGACCCCATCGTCGGCCGGGAAAAGGAAATAGAGCGGGTCGCACAGGTCCTGAGCAGGCGAAAGAAAAACAATCCGGTCCTGATCGGCGAGCCCGGAGTCGGCAAGACGGCCATCGCGGAAGGATTGGCGCTCCGGATCGTGCAGAAAAAGGTCTCAAGGGTGCTCCACGACAAGCGCGTCGTCACGCTCGACCTTGCCGCGCTCGTTGCGGGCACCAAATACCGCGGCCAGTTCGAGGAACGGATGAAAGCCGTGATGAACGAGCTCGAAAAGGCGAAGGATGTCATCCTGTTTATCGACGAGCTCCACACCATCGTCGGAGCGGGCGGCGCATCCGGGTCCCTGGACGCCTCGAACATGTTCAAGCCGGCCCTCGCGAGAGGCGACCTCCAGTGCATCGGCGCCACGACGCTTGACGAATACCGCCAGTATATCGAAAAGGACGGCGCGCTCGACCGCCGGTTCCAGAAGATCATGGTCGACCCGACCAGCGTCGACGAGACGATACAGATTCTGAAGAACATCAAGCACAAGTACGAAGAGCACCACAATATCCGTTATTCCGACACCGCGCTCGAGACCGCGGTGCGGCTGAGCGACCGCTACATCACCGACAGGTACCTGCCCGACAAGGCGATCGACGTGATGGACGAGGCGGGATCGCGCGTGCACCTTTCGAACATCCACGTCCCCAAGGAGATCCTCGACCTCGAGGGCGAAGTAGAGAAGATCCGGCAGTCGAAGAACCAGGTCGTCAAGAACCAGAACTTCGAAGAAGCCGCGCGTCTGCGCGACCTCGAGAAAAAGCACCTGAGCGATCTTGAAATCGCGAAGCGGGAATGGGAATTAAAGGCGCAGGAGACCGTCTACGAGGTGAACCAGGAGACGATGGCGGACGTCGTTTCGATGATGACCGGCATCCCGGTCAACAAGATTGCGCAGTCGGAATCCGACAAGCTCCTGAAGATGGAGGACGCGCTGACGAAGATGATCGTCGGACAGGAAGAAGCCATCCTCAAACTCTCCAAGGCGATCCGACGCACCCGTGCGGGGCTCAAGGATCCCAGGCGGCCGATCGGATCGTTTATTTTCCTCGGCCCGACCGGCGTCGGAAAAACCGAAATGGCGAAGGCCCTCGCCCGCTACCTCTTCGATTCGGAAGAAGCGCTGATCCGGATCGACATGAGTGAGTACATGGAGAAGTTTACAGTTTCGAGGCTCGTCGGCGCCCCTCCGGGATATGTCGGCTATGAGGAAGGCGGCCAGTTGACCGAGAAAGTCCGGCGGAAGCCCTACTCCGTCGTCCTGCTCGACGAAATCGAAAAGGCGCACCCCGATGTGTTCAATATCCTGCTTCAGGTTCTCGACGACGGCATTTTGACCGACAGCCTCGGCCGGCGCGTCGATTTTAAGAATACGATTCTCATCATGACGTCGAACATCGGCGCCCGCGACATCAAGACGTCCGGCGGGTTCGGGTTCGGTCTCGATACCGTGAAAGACAATTACAAGTCGATGAAGACCACCATCGAGGATGCGGTCCGCCGGGTCTTCAATCCCGAGTTTCTCAACCGGATCGACGATACGATCGTGTTCCACAACCTTGAGCGGGCGCACATCGACAAGATCATCGACATTCAGATGGAGGAACTGGTCAAGCGGATGGCTTCGCTTGAAATCAAGATCCATCTGACGAAGCAGGCGAAGGAATTTTTGGTCGACAAGGGATTCGATCCCGCGTTCGGCGCGCGGCCGTTGAAGCGGGCGCTCCAGAAGTATATCGAGGATCCCATCGCCGAGGAAATTTTACGCTCCAAATTCGGCCAGGGCAGCATCGTGAGCGTCAAATTCAACAAGAAAACCGAGTCGTTGCGTTTCAAAGAGGGAGGCAAGAAGCTCAAGAAAGGTAACGTGAAGCCGGAGGCCCAGCAGAGCGCCAGCGTTTCTTGA
- a CDS encoding putative zinc-binding metallopeptidase has protein sequence MVLSTRYSRAREISFQQLLNTRVGELELRPDDTLRDCLIVLRRELMKNRIAFYPRFYFGQEPWGCIDRTGSVEIPFYLANNELRRVAERHHVSYSKREIMMILRHETGHAINYAYKLWIGSTWKRLFGKFKKPYPRFYNFNSNSKDFVRYLHHIGNPHYAQRHPDEDFAETFAVWLDPSSKWKWNYRSWPGALEKLRFVDRMFRREQLARRRPLKVRYDDTKSHKTIPETVAEYFQIEKKVDPRVREYTIDLKEIFSRAKPRSRRLIRADLFIQNYSDYLEEELVTWIAKADRRDIRKYLREIQTICGLNSLYLHPDQTTEKLVELVIVSTYHLMNRLKFIR, from the coding sequence ATGGTACTTTCCACCAGATACTCCCGTGCCCGGGAGATCTCATTCCAGCAGCTGCTCAACACGAGGGTCGGCGAGCTCGAACTCCGTCCCGACGACACGCTCCGCGACTGCCTGATCGTGCTCCGGCGCGAACTGATGAAAAACCGCATCGCGTTCTATCCCCGGTTCTACTTCGGGCAGGAGCCGTGGGGCTGCATCGACCGGACTGGATCCGTCGAGATCCCCTTCTACCTCGCGAATAACGAGCTTCGGCGGGTCGCGGAACGCCATCATGTCTCCTACTCGAAAAGGGAGATCATGATGATCCTGCGGCACGAGACCGGGCATGCGATCAATTACGCCTACAAGCTCTGGATCGGAAGCACGTGGAAGCGGTTGTTCGGGAAATTCAAGAAGCCGTACCCGCGCTTCTATAACTTCAACTCGAACAGCAAGGACTTCGTCCGCTATCTCCACCACATCGGGAACCCGCATTATGCGCAGCGGCATCCCGATGAGGACTTCGCGGAGACGTTCGCGGTCTGGCTCGACCCTTCTTCGAAGTGGAAATGGAATTACCGGTCGTGGCCGGGGGCCCTGGAAAAGCTTCGTTTTGTCGACCGGATGTTCCGGAGGGAACAACTGGCGCGGCGCCGGCCGTTGAAAGTCCGCTACGACGATACAAAAAGCCACAAGACCATCCCCGAGACGGTCGCCGAGTATTTTCAAATCGAGAAGAAGGTCGATCCGAGAGTGCGCGAATACACAATCGACCTCAAGGAAATCTTTTCGCGCGCGAAGCCCCGCTCGCGCCGCCTCATACGGGCGGACCTCTTCATCCAGAACTACAGCGATTACCTTGAAGAGGAACTCGTGACCTGGATTGCGAAAGCGGATCGAAGGGATATCCGGAAGTACCTGCGCGAGATCCAGACCATCTGCGGGCTCAACAGCCTCTACCTCCACCCCGACCAGACGACCGAAAAGCTTGTCGAACTCGTGATCGTCTCGACCTACCACCTGATGAACAGGCTGAAGTTCATCCGGTAA